One Bradyrhizobium zhanjiangense DNA segment encodes these proteins:
- a CDS encoding PRC-barrel domain-containing protein: MLNQGELDRNEMGRLIGSDKVEGTSVYGADRNRIGSIERVMIDKITGKVSYAVLGFGGFLGLGNDHYPLPWQSLKYDTELGGYVTAITAKDLESAPKYGEKTEWNWSDDAAVRGINAYYGVPFV; encoded by the coding sequence ATGCTGAATCAGGGCGAACTGGACCGGAACGAGATGGGCCGCCTGATCGGGAGCGACAAGGTCGAGGGAACATCGGTCTACGGGGCCGATCGAAACAGGATCGGTTCAATCGAACGCGTGATGATCGACAAGATCACTGGCAAGGTCTCTTACGCAGTGCTTGGCTTCGGCGGATTTCTCGGCCTCGGCAATGATCACTACCCATTGCCCTGGCAGTCGCTGAAATACGACACCGAGCTTGGCGGCTATGTTACCGCAATTACCGCGAAGGATCTGGAAAGCGCTCCAAAATACGGCGAAAAGACCGAGTGGAACTGGAGTGATGACGCTGCTGTACGCGGTATCAATGCCTATTACGGCGTCCCCTTCGTGTAG
- a CDS encoding thiamine pyrophosphate-binding protein, with amino-acid sequence MSQTVSDFIVRRLHQWGVRHIFGYPGDGINGLFGAMSRAEGKMNFVQARLASDMPVVLEVKTDPEVPPLPPHITLQQAKNFSLALMKGDPNESGMIKGAARQVLESILPGKQ; translated from the coding sequence ATGTCTCAGACCGTCTCCGACTTCATCGTTCGGCGCCTGCATCAATGGGGCGTGCGCCACATCTTCGGTTATCCCGGAGACGGCATCAACGGCCTGTTCGGCGCGATGAGCCGGGCCGAAGGCAAGATGAATTTCGTGCAGGCGCGGCTGGCGAGCGATATGCCTGTCGTGCTGGAAGTGAAAACCGATCCCGAGGTGCCGCCGCTGCCGCCGCACATCACCTTGCAGCAGGCGAAGAACTTCTCGCTCGCTCTGATGAAGGGCGATCCGAACGAGAGCGGGATGATCAAGGGAGCTGCGCGGCAGGTGCTCGAATCGATTCTGCCCGGAAAGCAATGA
- a CDS encoding DUF4142 domain-containing protein: protein MKRTIAAVACVLLAGPALAQSLGEKTGVNSALGVAPTTADFVKEVAISDMFEIESSKLAEQKGNAQEKSFAQQMVTDHTKTSGELKGLVGNGKVQATLPTALDSSHQSKLDKLKSATGKDFSSDYNSYQVSAHQDAVSLFDRYAKGGDNAALKDWAGKTLPALKHHLDMAKELGKAPSVGQSK, encoded by the coding sequence ATGAAACGAACCATTGCCGCCGTTGCTTGCGTGCTTCTTGCAGGCCCCGCATTGGCCCAATCGCTGGGCGAGAAGACCGGCGTCAATTCGGCGCTCGGCGTCGCGCCGACGACCGCCGACTTCGTCAAGGAGGTCGCCATCAGCGACATGTTCGAGATCGAGTCGAGCAAGCTCGCCGAGCAGAAGGGCAATGCGCAGGAGAAATCCTTCGCCCAGCAGATGGTGACCGATCACACCAAGACCAGCGGCGAGCTGAAGGGACTGGTTGGCAACGGCAAGGTCCAGGCGACGCTGCCGACGGCGCTCGACAGCTCGCACCAAAGCAAGCTCGACAAGCTCAAGAGCGCAACCGGTAAGGACTTCAGCTCGGACTACAATTCCTACCAGGTCAGCGCCCATCAGGACGCCGTCTCCCTGTTCGACCGCTATGCCAAGGGCGGCGATAATGCCGCACTGAAGGATTGGGCCGGCAAGACGCTGCCGGCGCTCAAGCACCATCTCGACATGGCCAAGGAGCTCGGTAAGGCGCCGAGCGTCGGTCAGTCCAAGTAG
- a CDS encoding SDR family oxidoreductase — protein MAEHDLINPVSRYPKPPFKKQAQPWPGLAGKMEPRPDHGETSYKGSGRLANRKALITGGDSGMGRAAAIAYAREGADVAINYLPAEEPDAQEVIALIRKEGRTGLAIPGDLNDEAFCKQLVEQAVQGLGGLDIIVNNAARQQTRASILDVSSEDFDATMKTNVYAPFWIIKAALPHLKPGSCIIGTTSEQAYDPSPDLYDYAQTKAATMNYVKSLAKQLASKGIRVNGVAPGPIWTPLQVSGGATMEKLEKFGGMTPLGRPGQPVELASIYVQLAAADASYATGQVYGSAGGAGQP, from the coding sequence ATGGCTGAGCACGACCTGATCAATCCCGTCAGCCGCTATCCGAAGCCGCCGTTCAAGAAGCAGGCGCAGCCCTGGCCGGGCCTTGCCGGCAAGATGGAGCCGCGGCCGGATCATGGCGAGACCAGCTACAAGGGCTCCGGCCGGCTCGCCAACCGCAAGGCATTGATCACCGGTGGCGATTCCGGCATGGGCCGCGCCGCCGCGATCGCCTATGCGCGCGAAGGCGCCGATGTCGCCATCAACTATCTGCCGGCGGAAGAGCCCGATGCGCAGGAAGTGATCGCGCTGATCAGGAAGGAAGGACGCACCGGGCTCGCGATCCCCGGCGATCTCAACGACGAGGCCTTCTGCAAGCAGCTGGTCGAGCAGGCCGTGCAAGGCCTCGGCGGGCTCGACATCATCGTCAACAACGCAGCGCGGCAGCAGACGCGCGCCTCCATCCTCGACGTCTCGTCGGAGGATTTCGACGCCACCATGAAGACGAACGTCTACGCGCCGTTCTGGATCATCAAGGCAGCGCTGCCGCATCTCAAGCCGGGCTCCTGCATCATCGGCACGACCTCCGAGCAGGCTTACGATCCCTCGCCGGATCTCTATGATTATGCGCAGACCAAGGCGGCGACGATGAACTATGTGAAGTCACTGGCCAAGCAGCTCGCCTCCAAGGGCATCCGCGTCAATGGCGTCGCGCCCGGACCGATTTGGACGCCGCTCCAGGTCTCCGGCGGCGCCACGATGGAGAAGCTGGAAAAGTTCGGCGGCATGACACCGCTCGGTCGTCCCGGCCAGCCGGTCGAATTGGCCTCGATCTACGTGCAGCTTGCCGCGGCTGACGCAAGCTATGCAACCGGGCAAGTGTATGGCTCCGCCGGCGGAGCCGGACAGCCATAG
- a CDS encoding phosphatase PAP2 family protein: MALVAIKPTRIDAAIANEIAHNTTSGLEHVAQTLTWGADEHVLVALATAGWLYTRLQQPQKSRIADHLLMVSLATAVLPHALKSLFDQTRPDRLTVSGHRRGIPYSGRPRDAFPSGHAVHMGALASAAGLLPPVPRRLVRCLAVALSLTRVVVLAHWASDVVAGFTLGVVVERLFRPFTLAKSRQQRPPASRGWP; encoded by the coding sequence ATGGCGCTCGTAGCAATCAAACCCACCCGGATCGACGCGGCGATCGCGAACGAGATCGCGCACAACACCACTTCGGGACTCGAGCATGTCGCCCAGACATTGACCTGGGGTGCCGACGAGCATGTGCTCGTCGCGCTCGCCACGGCGGGATGGCTCTACACCCGGCTACAGCAACCGCAGAAGAGTCGCATCGCCGATCACTTGCTGATGGTATCGCTGGCGACGGCCGTGCTGCCGCATGCTCTGAAATCCTTGTTTGATCAGACGAGGCCGGACCGTCTGACGGTTAGCGGCCACCGGCGCGGGATTCCCTATTCGGGGCGCCCGCGCGATGCATTTCCCTCAGGTCACGCCGTGCACATGGGCGCCCTCGCCTCGGCCGCCGGCCTGTTGCCGCCGGTCCCGCGCCGCTTGGTACGCTGCCTTGCCGTGGCCTTGTCGTTGACGCGCGTCGTGGTGCTTGCACATTGGGCCAGCGACGTGGTGGCAGGCTTCACTCTTGGCGTCGTCGTCGAGCGATTATTCAGGCCGTTCACACTGGCAAAGTCACGGCAGCAGCGGCCTCCAGCCTCGCGGGGATGGCCATGA
- a CDS encoding DUF3147 family protein → MTEYLVRFVAGGLIVSAFAIVGDMLRPKSFAGLLGAAPSVALATLGIAVVQHGPQYAAADSWTMIYGAVALGCYSLAVCHLLMRFRLATLPATILAFAVWLVVAFGLLAGFGGAA, encoded by the coding sequence ATGACGGAATATCTCGTGCGCTTCGTCGCCGGCGGCCTGATCGTTTCCGCGTTCGCGATCGTCGGCGACATGCTGCGGCCGAAGAGCTTTGCCGGGCTTCTCGGTGCGGCGCCGTCGGTCGCACTCGCCACGCTTGGCATCGCCGTCGTTCAGCACGGCCCGCAATATGCCGCGGCCGACAGCTGGACAATGATCTACGGCGCGGTCGCCCTCGGCTGCTACAGCCTCGCCGTCTGCCACCTCCTGATGAGATTTCGTCTCGCCACGCTGCCGGCCACCATTCTCGCATTTGCGGTTTGGCTCGTGGTCGCCTTCGGCTTGCTTGCCGGGTTCGGAGGCGCCGCCTGA
- a CDS encoding DUF4142 domain-containing protein: protein MRVLVAIVLVFISTAAPADSTGERNLGDRMPSATDVIGGLYAFSRFQQGLLESTDLKGNTEVKNLAALRAEEAAKRDKALKQIQETIGAEPRVNKAASASASLVEPEISDGPTYVRSFYASQIPEYEAVINLLERYLKAPDNAALAAFAREQLPMLRAQVKAAERTMADK, encoded by the coding sequence ATGCGAGTTCTCGTCGCCATAGTCCTGGTGTTCATCAGCACCGCGGCCCCTGCCGACAGCACTGGCGAGCGAAACCTTGGCGACCGCATGCCGAGCGCAACCGACGTCATCGGCGGCCTCTACGCCTTCAGCCGCTTCCAACAAGGTCTGCTGGAGAGTACCGACCTGAAGGGCAATACGGAGGTCAAGAACCTTGCTGCGCTGCGGGCTGAAGAAGCAGCCAAGCGCGACAAGGCGCTGAAACAGATTCAAGAGACGATCGGTGCTGAGCCCCGCGTCAACAAGGCGGCGTCGGCAAGCGCGAGCCTCGTCGAACCCGAAATTTCGGACGGACCGACTTACGTCAGAAGCTTTTATGCCTCGCAGATTCCCGAATACGAAGCGGTTATCAACTTGCTTGAACGCTACCTGAAGGCGCCCGACAATGCTGCGCTTGCAGCGTTCGCGCGCGAGCAGCTTCCGATGCTGCGGGCACAGGTCAAGGCTGCCGAGCGCACCATGGCGGACAAGTAG